From Anopheles coluzzii chromosome 3, AcolN3, whole genome shotgun sequence, the proteins below share one genomic window:
- the LOC120957016 gene encoding nucleolar GTP-binding protein 2, with translation MPKVSSRPGPPRKMSMNKSTHSMNPDRSTEGLKGVAKPRTKATIKRLQMYRNFKAKRDRRGKIVTPAPFQGWVSSGTVARVEPSPKWFANSRVISQKSLQKFQEEMGKAVKDPYKVIMKPTNLPITLLNESARYQRVHLLDTESYDTTFGKKKLRKRPTLKVRDLEDLTRTAEESAEQYDESKDHDIERDDGGVKDAVREYIFAAGGSKRIWNELHKVVDSADVLLQVLDARDPMGTRSKYIETFLRKEKPHKHLFFVLNKVDLVPIWVTQRWVAILSKEYPTIAFHASLTHPFGKGALINLLRQIGKLHVDKKQISVGFIGYPNVGKSSVINALRSKKVCKVAPIAGETKVWQYITLMKRIFLIDCPGVVYPTAETDTEKVLKAVVRVELVNNPEDYIEEVLKRIRKEYVVKTYGVTEWADHIDFLEQIARKTGKLLKKGEPDVQTVAKMILNDWQRGRLPFYVAPEGFEVPKSFHEQQQQQETVVDEEAEALNRTLQPDEDQKSTYSGVTATPTIPDTVKKGRELFQIQDFRKIKVNLEFESEDVREIDKIDLELLEKLKEEKKAEAKAKRANRKKAAKEAGEEDEDSSGISDFYSEDEYDEQQGRVVHRSAKEKGELTKRKQKPAEDAAPAKQQTEEQPETSGKKAAKLTSKQKRAIERAGKRKKIGSNFYETHNVKNRNRNKKAKMDD, from the coding sequence ATGCCGAAAGTGAGCTCCCGGCCGGGGCCGCCCCGGAAGATGTCGATGAACAAGTCGACCCACTCGATGAACCCGGACCGGTCGACCGAGGGCCTGAAGGGGGTGGCCAAGCCGCGCACGAAGGCCACCATCAAGCGGCTGCAGATGTACCGGAACTTTAAGGCGAAGCGGGATCGCCGGGGAAAGATTGTCACGCCCGCCCCGTTCCAGGGGTGGGTCAGCAGCGGTACGGTGGCGCGCGTCGAACCGTCCCCCAAGTGGTTCGCCAACTCGCGCGTCATCTCGCAAAAGTCGCTGCAAAAGTTCCAGGAAGAGATGGGCAAGGCGGTGAAGGACCCGTACAAGGTGATCATGAAGCCGACCAACCTGCCGATCACGCTGCTGAACGAGTCGGCCCGCTACCAGCGGGTCCATCTGCTCGACACGGAAAGCTACGACACGACGTTCGGCAAGAAGAAGCTGCGCAAGCGGCCGACGCTGAAGGTGCGCGATCTGGAGGACCTGACGCGCACGGCGGAAGAGTCGGCGGAGCAGTACGACGAGTCGAAGGATCACGACATCGAGCGGGACGACGGCGGGGTGAAGGATGCGGTGCGGGAGTACATTTTCGCCGCCGGCGGCAGCAAGCGCATCTGGAACGAGCTGCACAAGGTGGTGGACTCGGCGGACGTGCTGCTGCAGGTGCTGGACGCGCGCGACCCGATGGGCACGCGCTCGAAGTACATCGAGACGTTCCTGCGCAAGGAAAAGCCGCACAAGCATCTGTTCTTCGTGCTGAACAAGGTCGACCTGGTGCCGATCTGGGTGACGCAGCGCTGGGTCGCGATACTGAGCAAGGAGTATCCGACGATCGCGTTCCACGCCTCGCTCACGCACCCGTTCGGCAAGGGTGCGCTGATCAATCTGCTGCGCCAGATCGGCAAGCTGCACGTGGACAAGAAGCAGATCAGCGTCGGCTTCATCGGCTACCCGAACGTGGGCAAGTCGTCCGTCATCAACGCGCTGCGCAGCAAGAAGGTGTGCAAGGTGGCCCCGATCGCGGGCGAAACGAAGGTGTGGCAGTACATCACGCTGATGAAGCGCATCTTCCTGATCGACTGCCCGGGCGTCGTCTACCCGACCGCGGAAACCGACACGGAGAAGGTGCTGAAGGCGGTGGTGCGGGTCGAGCTGGTCAACAACCCGGAGGACTACATCGAGGAGGTGCTGAAGCGCATCCGCAAGGAGTACGTGGTGAAGACGTACGGCGTGACCGAGTGGGCGGACCATATCGATTTCCTCGAGCAGATTGCGCGCAAGACGGGCAAGCTGCTGAAGAAGGGCGAGCCGGACGTGCAGACGGTGGCGAAGATGATACTGAACGACTGGCAGCGCGGCCGGCTCCCGTTCTACGTGGCACCGGAAGGGTTCGAGGTGCCGAAATCGTtccacgagcagcagcagcagcaggaaaccGTTGTCGACGAGGAGGCGGAAGCGCTGAACCGCACGCTTCAGCCGGACGAGGACCAGAAGAGCACGTACTCGGGCGTGACGGCAACGCCAACCATTCCGGACACGGTCAAGAAGGGTCGCGAGCTGTTCCAGATACAGGACTTCCGCAAGATCAAGGTCAACCTGGAGTTTGAAAGCGAGGATGTGCGCGAAATCGACAAGATCGATCTGGAGCTGCTGGAGAAGCtgaaggaggagaagaaggcgGAGGCGAAGGCGAAGCGAGCGAACCGCAAGAAGGCGGCGAAGGAGGCCGGCGAGGAGGATGAAGATTCGTCCGGCATTAGCGATTTCTACTCGGAGGATGAGTACGACGAGCAGCAGGGCAGGGTGGTGCATCGCAGCGCCAAGGAGAAGGGCGAGCTTACGAAGAGGAAACAGAAACCGGCGGAAGATGCCGCGCCAGCCAAGCAGCAGACGGAGGAGCAGCCGGAAACGAGCGGCAAGAAGGCGGCCAAGCTTACCTCCAAGCAGAAGCGGGCGATCGAGCGGGCCGGCAAGCGGAAAAAGATTGGCAGCAACTTCTACGAAACACACAACGTCAAGAACCGCAACCGGAACAAGAAGGCAAAGATGGACGATTGA
- the LOC120957018 gene encoding uncharacterized protein LOC120957018 gives MPEHTPAPTPGRAIYGFALYLLFQTLFLLYVLWAFVPTVWFDRLGLTYLPDKYFALFVPILTLVAVTLFAFLVYPSLGLAMMPDVDERTTVADGNSIVRCEFRFPDGLCCQQRVETPLERGWNVRRHCAKHSTRQGAVETQRTVRVANFCDCPYEGQCLLRKDPEYLPTLRSKDPIPAVSDLSLSQVSRTLYHRRGR, from the coding sequence ATGCCGGAACACACGCCGGCACCGACGCCGGGCCGGGCGATCTACGGCTTCGCGCTCTATCTGCTCTTCCAGACGCTCTTCCTGCTGTACGTGCTGTGGGCGTTTGTGCCGACCGTCTGGTTCGACCGGCTTGGGCTGACCTACCTGCCGGACAAATACTTTGCGCTCTTCGTGCCGATCCTTACCCTGGTCGCCGTGACGCTGTTCGCGTTTCTCGTCTACCCTTCGCTCGGGCTCGCCATGATGCCGGACGTGGACGAGCGGACGACCGTAGCGGACGGCAACAGTATCGTGCGCTGCGAGTTCCGCTTTCCGGACGGGTTGTGCTGCCAGCAGCGGGTGGAAACACCGCTCGAGCGGGGGTGGAACGTGAGGCGGCACTGCGCGAAGCACAGCACGCGGCAGGGAGCGGTGGAAACGCAGCGCACGGTGCGTGTGgccaacttttgcgactgccCGTACGAGGGCCAGTGTTTGCTGCGGAAAGATCCGGAGTATTTGCCGACGCTGCGAAGCAAAGATCCGATACCGGCGGTTAGTGACCTCAGCCTGTCCCAGGTCAGTCGAACGTTGTACCATCGAAGAGGTAGATGA
- the LOC120957019 gene encoding EKC/KEOPS complex subunit LAGE3 codes for MCAAANIEVSIKIPFPTKREAEIAYDVLRVDSEPKRSFVHKTITLEENHLLLRLGGEQAKNVRVGVTSFCELLLLCCETLDQFGPPKSDRYEHY; via the exons ATGTGTGCTGCTGCAAATATTGAAGT CTCCATCAAGATTCCTTTTCCCACGAAGCGCGAGGCGGAAATCGCGTACGATGTGCTGCGGGTAGACAGCGAGCCGAAGCGTAGTTTCGTACACAAAACGATCACCCTGGAGGAGAAccatctgctgctgcggctgggCGGCGAGCAGGCGAAAAACGTGCGCGTCGGCGTCACCTCCTTCTGCGAGCTGCTGCTCCTGTGCTGCGAAACGCTCGACCAGTTCGGTCCGCCCAAGTCGGACCGGTACGAACATTACTAG